The Anabas testudineus chromosome 14, fAnaTes1.2, whole genome shotgun sequence genome includes a region encoding these proteins:
- the LOC113170717 gene encoding mesenteric estrogen-dependent adipogenesis protein isoform X1: MTRTDASHSRVTLTEVEDFLRTPPPGFSVDSLGSGYRVRSDPETSLVLIDDLDLCRGKVVFHNSMGRKVKMHNLWEYSRMRKSLLSKNIYLLMSACEGNKSARKARVLKQYVVSIDGNDALIKWQLEKGLDWTISSVAGESYRVDVSWTSLRVYVLFSLFQELLFRCLMTFQIDLSEALMSCVGNIITNKEVKVRSVRIHALFTLKYCSDALFDFPHWFGFSKRQFNVTVSNSS; the protein is encoded by the exons ATGACGAGGACGGACGCGTCTCACAGCAGGGTGACActaacagaggtggaggactttCTGAGGACACCTCCACCTGGTTTCTCCGTGGACAGCCTTGGCTCGGGTTACCGAGTCCGCAGCGACCCGGAGACAAGCCTGGTGCTCATCGATGACTTGGACCTCTGCAGAGGGAAAGTCGTTTTCCACAACTCGATGGGAAG GAAAGTTAAAATGCACAATCTGTGGGAGTACTCCAGGATGAGAAAGAGTCTGCTGTCCAAGAACATCTATCTGCTGATGTCTGCCTGCGAAGGAAACAAGTCAGCCAGAAAAGCCAGAG TGCTGAAGCAGTACGTGGTCTCCATCGATGGCAACGACGCCCTCATCAAGTGGCAGCTGGAAAAAGGTCTGGACTGGACCATCTCTTCTGTTGCTGGGGAGAGCTACAGGGTGGATGTAAGCTGGACTAGTCTTCGTGTGTATGTGTTATTCAGTTTATTCCAGGAGCTTCTGTTCAGGTGTTTAATGACCTTTCAGATTGACTTGAGTGAAGCACTGATGAGCTGCGTGGGAAACATCATAACCAACAAGGAGGTGAAAGTCAGAAGCGTCCGGATACACGCCCTCTTCACCCTGAAATATTGCTCTGATGCCCTCTTCGACTTCCCGCACTGGTTTGGTTTCAGCAAAAGACAATTTAACGTAACTGTCTCCAATTCTTCTTAA
- the LOC113170717 gene encoding mesenteric estrogen-dependent adipogenesis protein isoform X3: MTRTDASHSRVTLTEVEDFLRTPPPGFSVDSLGSGYRVRSDPETSLVLIDDLDLCRGKVVFHNSMGRKVKMHNLWEYSRMRKSLLSKNIYLLMSACEGNKSARKARVLKQYVVSIDGNDALIKWQLEKGLDWTISSVAGESYRVDIDLSEALMSCVGNIITNKEVKVRSVRIHALFTLKYCSDALFDFPHWFGFSKRQFNVTVSNSS; the protein is encoded by the exons ATGACGAGGACGGACGCGTCTCACAGCAGGGTGACActaacagaggtggaggactttCTGAGGACACCTCCACCTGGTTTCTCCGTGGACAGCCTTGGCTCGGGTTACCGAGTCCGCAGCGACCCGGAGACAAGCCTGGTGCTCATCGATGACTTGGACCTCTGCAGAGGGAAAGTCGTTTTCCACAACTCGATGGGAAG GAAAGTTAAAATGCACAATCTGTGGGAGTACTCCAGGATGAGAAAGAGTCTGCTGTCCAAGAACATCTATCTGCTGATGTCTGCCTGCGAAGGAAACAAGTCAGCCAGAAAAGCCAGAG TGCTGAAGCAGTACGTGGTCTCCATCGATGGCAACGACGCCCTCATCAAGTGGCAGCTGGAAAAAGGTCTGGACTGGACCATCTCTTCTGTTGCTGGGGAGAGCTACAGGGTGGAT ATTGACTTGAGTGAAGCACTGATGAGCTGCGTGGGAAACATCATAACCAACAAGGAGGTGAAAGTCAGAAGCGTCCGGATACACGCCCTCTTCACCCTGAAATATTGCTCTGATGCCCTCTTCGACTTCCCGCACTGGTTTGGTTTCAGCAAAAGACAATTTAACGTAACTGTCTCCAATTCTTCTTAA
- the LOC113170717 gene encoding mesenteric estrogen-dependent adipogenesis protein isoform X2: MTRTDASHSRVTLTEVEDFLRTPPPGFSVDSLGSGYRVRSDPETSLVLIDDLDLCRGKVVFHNSMGRKVKMHNLWEYSRMRKSLLSKNIYLLMSACEGNKSARKARVLKQYVVSIDGNDALIKWQLEKGLDWTISSVAGESYRVDVSWTSLRVYVLFSLFQELLFRCLMTFQIDLSEALMSCVGNIITNKEVKVRSVRIHALFTLKYCSDALFDFPHWFGFSKRQFNLRLT, from the exons ATGACGAGGACGGACGCGTCTCACAGCAGGGTGACActaacagaggtggaggactttCTGAGGACACCTCCACCTGGTTTCTCCGTGGACAGCCTTGGCTCGGGTTACCGAGTCCGCAGCGACCCGGAGACAAGCCTGGTGCTCATCGATGACTTGGACCTCTGCAGAGGGAAAGTCGTTTTCCACAACTCGATGGGAAG GAAAGTTAAAATGCACAATCTGTGGGAGTACTCCAGGATGAGAAAGAGTCTGCTGTCCAAGAACATCTATCTGCTGATGTCTGCCTGCGAAGGAAACAAGTCAGCCAGAAAAGCCAGAG TGCTGAAGCAGTACGTGGTCTCCATCGATGGCAACGACGCCCTCATCAAGTGGCAGCTGGAAAAAGGTCTGGACTGGACCATCTCTTCTGTTGCTGGGGAGAGCTACAGGGTGGATGTAAGCTGGACTAGTCTTCGTGTGTATGTGTTATTCAGTTTATTCCAGGAGCTTCTGTTCAGGTGTTTAATGACCTTTCAGATTGACTTGAGTGAAGCACTGATGAGCTGCGTGGGAAACATCATAACCAACAAGGAGGTGAAAGTCAGAAGCGTCCGGATACACGCCCTCTTCACCCTGAAATATTGCTCTGATGCCCTCTTCGACTTCCCGCACTGGTTTGGTTTCAGCAAAAGACAATTTAAC TTGCGACTGACATGA